Within Metabacillus sp. KUDC1714, the genomic segment TAAACGCTACAAAAGTAACGAAGTGATCCAAAAATTCCCTTTTCCCTCTTAATATACTACCATTTTTTAAAAAGTTCATAAAAATCTTCAGCCTCTTTGGTAAAATGAGTGTGCATTTGAACCTTGCCAAGAAAAGAAAGACGATACACAAGTTTAACTCAAAATGAAAAAGGGAGACTGAACATGGAAGAAAAAGAGAACCAAGATAAACGAAAGAAAAGCAAGAAACGAACGTTCAACATTGTCATTAGTATCAGTTTATTGCTCATTATCGGTGTAGGTATATATGGATTTTCAGTTTACAGATCAGTAGCAAATACCTTAAATCGTACTCACGAACCGCTAAAACATGAAGTTTCAAAAAACCGTAATGCAAAGATAAATTTCAGTAAGCAAGATCCTATTTCCATTTTATTACTGGGTGTGGATGAACGTGACAATGACCGCGGACGTTCAGATTCACTCATTTTATTGACAATAAATCCAAAAGATCAATCAGCAAATATGGTTAGCATACCACGTGATACACGTACCGAAATTGCTGGTCAGGAAAAGGAAGACAAAATTAACCACGCTTATTCATTTGGTGGAATAGACGCTACTATTGAAACAGTTGAAAATTTCATAGACATTCCAGTTGACTTCTATATTGAAGTCAATATGAAAAGCTTTGAGGGGATTGTAGACGCGGTAGGGGGCATAACAGTAAACAATACACTTGATTTCACCTATGAAGGTACACACTTTTCGAAGGGGGAGCTACAATTAAACGGTGAAGAAGCATTAAAATATTCTCGTATGAGAAATGAAGATCCTCGGGGTGACTTTGGACGTCAAGATCGACAACGCCAAACCATTCAGGCCATTATTAACAAAGGTGCTAGAGTAAAAACTCTTGCGAATTATAGTGATGTATTAGAAGTAATTGGTGAAAATCTAAGAACAAATTTAACATTTAATGACATGAAAGACATTCAGGCTAACTACAAAGAAGCCCGTCATAATATACAACAAATACAAATTAATGGTAATGGAAAAGAAATCAATGGCGTTTACTACTACATCGTACCTCAATCAGAGCGCACAGAACTTTCTACCATGTTGAAACAGCATTTAAATGTTAACTAATGAAAGAATTAATAGGTCAACCTTGAACTGACCCTCAATTATAAGACTAAGAAAAAACACCTAGGCTACCTGTTCTCCTAACTCAATAGGAGACAGGTAGTTTAATTTAGCCTCAAAAAATTCCCCTTATGGTTGAGGCAGAATGTAACATGCTCTAAAAAATAAGAATAGCAGACGGGTTAAGATATATAAAAAAGAAGCGAGTACCAAAAAGTTAACTTTCGGTACCGCCTCTATTTTATTTTAACTACTTATTTTAAGATTATTTGGAAAGAA encodes:
- the tagU gene encoding polyisoprenyl-teichoic acid--peptidoglycan teichoic acid transferase TagU — protein: MEEKENQDKRKKSKKRTFNIVISISLLLIIGVGIYGFSVYRSVANTLNRTHEPLKHEVSKNRNAKINFSKQDPISILLLGVDERDNDRGRSDSLILLTINPKDQSANMVSIPRDTRTEIAGQEKEDKINHAYSFGGIDATIETVENFIDIPVDFYIEVNMKSFEGIVDAVGGITVNNTLDFTYEGTHFSKGELQLNGEEALKYSRMRNEDPRGDFGRQDRQRQTIQAIINKGARVKTLANYSDVLEVIGENLRTNLTFNDMKDIQANYKEARHNIQQIQINGNGKEINGVYYYIVPQSERTELSTMLKQHLNVN